The following coding sequences lie in one Miscanthus floridulus cultivar M001 chromosome 9, ASM1932011v1, whole genome shotgun sequence genomic window:
- the LOC136483401 gene encoding protein TONNEAU 1a-like isoform X1, translating to MDDYAREMMELKTLVTRTLEKKGVLAKIRAELRASVFEAIEEEDRVVENDDGRNPALLGSCNDRAKQLHASPSGRLLTALVCEYLEWAQLSHTMKVYLPECNLPKDFCKNELKDFSNKSGAEGSRSAESGPMLLDVLEGYLKYENLSQTRMGGRRMMSSESDPSLNAEHRSMRRPPSASVGSLPPMGRPISSSQVSDRRGGSSASNNTRKDEYNWRYDADDISEEVLRASAALESVQLDRKSRNLPTSWRHSGDGAE from the exons ATGGACGATTACGCCCGGGAGATGATGGAACTCAAGACGCTCGTCACCCGCACCCTTGAGAAGAAGGGTGTCCTCGCCAAGATTAGG GCTGAGCTAAGAGCAAGCGTGTTTGAAGCCATTGAAGAGGAGGATCGGGTGGTGGAGAATGATGATGGCAGGAATCCTGCTTTGCTTGGTAGCTGTAATGACCGAGCTAAGCAACTGCATGCTTCACCTTCAG GTAGGTTACTAACTGCACTTGTATGCGAATACTTGGAGTGGGCGCAACTAAGTCACACAATGAAAGTTTACTTGCCAGAGTGTAACCTG CCCAAGGACTTCTGTAAGAATGAACTGAAAGACTTTTCTAACAAAAGTGGAGCTGAAGGGAGCAGGAGTGCTGAAAGTGGTCCAATGCTTTTAGACGTTCTCGAAGGTTATCTGAAATATGAG AATTTGTCTCAAACAAGGATGGGCGGCAGGAGGATGATGAGTTCAGAGTCTGATCCATCGCTAAACGCTGAACATCGGAGCATGAGGAGGCCACCATCAGCGTCAGTTGGGAGCCTGCCTCCTATGGGGAG GCCAATCTCTTCGTCGCAGGTATCAG ATCGCAGAGGGGGATCTTCAGCTTCCAATAACACAAGGAAAGATGAGTACAACTGGAGATACGATGCCGATGATATATCTGAAGAGGTGCTGCGGGCATCGGCTGCTCTAGAAAGTGTCCAGTTAGACCGGAAATCTCGGAATCTGCCAACATCTTGGAG GCATTCAGGGGATGGCGCCGAGTGA
- the LOC136483400 gene encoding phototropin-1A-like isoform X2 — MAFKGLPRDSRGSLEVFNPDSAAAASNQATTSPFLLPPAVASHPSLAGDDEDADVGRATQRAAEWGLVLQTDEHTGRPQGVVARPSGGSNRTSESGNSIDERVAAGRALPRVSEELRAALSAFQQTFVVSDATRPGHPILYASAGFFNMTGYSSNEVVGRNCRFLQGSGTDPVEISKIRQALAAGSNYCGRILNYKKDGTPFWNLLTVAPIKDEDGRVLKFIGMQVEVSKYTEGSKDTALRPNGLPESLIKYDARQKDHARSSVSELLLALKDPRSLSESRNNTLKRKSQESGDVLSGDEVPGKRSSESGSRRNSRSGTRNSLQKISEVPEGGNKTRKSGLRSFMGLIGMGHGNVEKNILKPREDTLLDSDDERPESFDDDFRRKEMRRGIDLATTLERIEKNFVITDPRLPDNPIIFASDSFLRLTEYSREEILGRNCRFLQGPETDRGTVKKIRDAIDNQTEITVQLINYTKSGKKFWNLFHLQPMRDQKGDVQYFIGVQLDGTERVRDAAAKDGAMLVKKTAENIDEAAKELPDANLRPEDLWANHSKPVLPKPHMKDTASWRAIQKVLENGESIDLKHFRPVRPLGSGDTGSVHLVELLGTGEYFAMKAMDKSVMLNRNKVHRATAERQILDMLDHPFLPTLYASFQTKTHVCLITDYYAGGELFMLLDRQPMKVLKEDAVRFYAAEVVTALEYLHCQGIIYRDLKPENILLQRDGHISLTDFDLSCLTSCRPQVFLPEDDKKKKRRKSRSNPIFFAEPMRASNSFVGTEEYIAPSSSFVASILVCML; from the exons ATGGCTTTCAAAG GACTTCCGCGTGACTCCCGCGGATCCCTCGAAGTCTTCAATCCAGACTCCGCTGCCGCCGCTTCAAATCAGGCGACCACCTCCCCATTCCTCCTCCCTCCTGCAGTTGCTTCCCATCCTAGCCTCGCCggggatgatgaggatgctgacGTGGGTCGGGCGACACAGAGGGCCGCCGAGTGGGGCCTTGTCCTCCAGACCGACGAGCACACCGGCCGCCCCCAGGGCGTCGTCGCCCGCCCCTCCGGCGGCTCCAACCGCACCAGCGAGAGTGGAAACTCCATCGACGAGAGGGTCGCCGCTGGTAGAGCGCTCCCCCGAGTGTCGGAGGAGCTCCGCGCCGCACTCTCTGCGTTCCAACAGACCTTCGTCGTGTCCGATGCCACCCGCCCTGGCCACCCCATCCTCTACGCCAGTGCTGGATTCTTCAACATGACTGGTTACTCCTCCAATGAGGTCGTCGGAAGGAACTG CCGCTTCCTTCAAGGTTCTGGGACCGACCCCGTAGAGATTTCGAAGATCAGGCAGGCTCTCGCAGCTGGGTCAAATTACTGTGGTCGTATTCTCAActacaagaaggatggtacaccaTTCTGGAACCTCCTAACCGTTGCCCCCATCAAGGATGAGGATGGCAGGGTCCTCAAGTTCATTGG GATGCAAGTGGAAGTGAGTAAGTACACAGAAGGTAGCAAGGATACAGCTCTTCGCCCAAATGGATTGCCAGAGTCACTCATCAAATATGATG CAAGACAGAAGGATCATGCCCGTAGCTCAGTCTCGGAGCTTCTACTTGCCCTGAAGGATCCACGGTCATTGTCAGAATCAAGAAACAATAccttaaaaaggaaatcacaggAATCAGGAGATGTGCTTTCAGGTGATGAAGTACCCGGCAAGAGaagctccgaaagtggatcccgCCGTAACTCACGGAGTGGAACGAGAAACTCTCTACAAAAAATTAGTGAAGTGCCTGAAGGAGGGAATAAGACCAGGAAATCTGGTTTGCGTTCCTTTATGGG TCTTATTGGTATGGGTCATGGAAATGTGGAGAAGAACATTCTAAAACCAAGGGAAGATACGCTacttgatagcgatgatgagagaCCAGAAAGCTTTGATGATGATTTTAGGAGGAAAGAAATGAGAAGGGGTATAGATTTGGCTACTACGCTTGAACGTATTGAAAAGAATTTTGTCATCACTGACCCGAGGTTACCGGATAATCCAATT ATTTTTGCATCGGATAGCTTTTTACGACTGACAGAGTATTCACGCGAAGAAATATTGGGAAGAAATTGCAG GTTTCTTCAAGGGCCTGAAACTGACCGTGGGACAGTAAAGAAGATAAGAGATGCCATAGATAACCAAACAGAAATTACCGTTCAGCTGATAAATTATACAAAGAGTG GTAAAAAATTCTGGAACCTCTTTCACTTGCAACCTATGCGTGATCAGAAG GGTGATGTTCAATACTTCATTGGGGTTCAGTTGGATGGAACTGAGCGTGTTCGAGATGCTGCTGCAAAAGATGGTGCCATGCTG GTTAAGAAAACTGCGGAGAATATTGATGAGGCTGCAAAGGAACTTCCGGATGCTAATTTG AGACCAGAGGATCTATGGGCTAATCACTCAAAACCAGTCTTGCCAAAGCCACATATGAAGGATACCGCATCATGGAGAGCCATCCAAAAG GTTCTTGAGAATGGTGAAAGCATCGATttgaaacattttagaccagTAAGACCCTTAGGATCTGGTGACACTGGCAG TGTCCATCTGGTGGAGTTGCTTGGCACAGGTGAATACTTTGCCATGAAAGCTATGGATAAAAGTGTCATGCTTAACCGAAACAAG GTCCATAGAGCTACCGCTGAACGACAAATCTTGGATATGTTGGACCACCCATTCCTTCCAACATTGTATGCATCATTTCAG ACAAAGACACATGTATGTCTTATTACCGACTATTATGCTGGCGGGGAACTCTTTATGCTCCTCGATAGACAACCTATGAAGGTTCTAAAGGAAGACGCGGTTAG GTTCTATGCTGCAGAAGTGGTCACGGCACTTGAATACCTACATTGCCAAG GTATAATCTACAGAGACTTAAAGCCAGAGAACATTTTACTTCAAAGAGATGGGCACATTTCCCTGACAGACTTTGATTTGTCTTGCTTGACATCCTGCCGACCACAG gtgtttcttccagaagatgataagaagaaaaagagaaggaagagcaggagcaaTCCCATATTCTTTGCTGAACCAATGCGAGCATCAAATTCTTTTGTTGGTACAGAGGAGTACATTGCAcca tCATCATCATTTGTGGCATCAATCCTTGTATGCATGTTGTAG
- the LOC136483400 gene encoding phototropin-1A-like isoform X1 produces MAFKGLPRDSRGSLEVFNPDSAAAASNQATTSPFLLPPAVASHPSLAGDDEDADVGRATQRAAEWGLVLQTDEHTGRPQGVVARPSGGSNRTSESGNSIDERVAAGRALPRVSEELRAALSAFQQTFVVSDATRPGHPILYASAGFFNMTGYSSNEVVGRNCRFLQGSGTDPVEISKIRQALAAGSNYCGRILNYKKDGTPFWNLLTVAPIKDEDGRVLKFIGMQVEVSKYTEGSKDTALRPNGLPESLIKYDARQKDHARSSVSELLLALKDPRSLSESRNNTLKRKSQESGDVLSGDEVPGKRSSESGSRRNSRSGTRNSLQKISEVPEGGNKTRKSGLRSFMGLIGMGHGNVEKNILKPREDTLLDSDDERPESFDDDFRRKEMRRGIDLATTLERIEKNFVITDPRLPDNPIIFASDSFLRLTEYSREEILGRNCRFLQGPETDRGTVKKIRDAIDNQTEITVQLINYTKSGKKFWNLFHLQPMRDQKGDVQYFIGVQLDGTERVRDAAAKDGAMLVKKTAENIDEAAKELPDANLRPEDLWANHSKPVLPKPHMKDTASWRAIQKVLENGESIDLKHFRPVRPLGSGDTGSVHLVELLGTGEYFAMKAMDKSVMLNRNKVHRATAERQILDMLDHPFLPTLYASFQTKTHVCLITDYYAGGELFMLLDRQPMKVLKEDAVRFYAAEVVTALEYLHCQGIIYRDLKPENILLQRDGHISLTDFDLSCLTSCRPQVFLPEDDKKKKRRKSRSNPIFFAEPMRASNSFVGTEEYIAPEIITGAGHTSAVDWWALGILLYEMLYGYTPFRGKTRQRTFANILHKDIIFPASIQVSLAARQLIYRLLHRDPTNRLGSYGGAMEIKQHPFFRGINWALVRATTPPELEAPLQDTLLEATGETLPPPDAAHTDMF; encoded by the exons ATGGCTTTCAAAG GACTTCCGCGTGACTCCCGCGGATCCCTCGAAGTCTTCAATCCAGACTCCGCTGCCGCCGCTTCAAATCAGGCGACCACCTCCCCATTCCTCCTCCCTCCTGCAGTTGCTTCCCATCCTAGCCTCGCCggggatgatgaggatgctgacGTGGGTCGGGCGACACAGAGGGCCGCCGAGTGGGGCCTTGTCCTCCAGACCGACGAGCACACCGGCCGCCCCCAGGGCGTCGTCGCCCGCCCCTCCGGCGGCTCCAACCGCACCAGCGAGAGTGGAAACTCCATCGACGAGAGGGTCGCCGCTGGTAGAGCGCTCCCCCGAGTGTCGGAGGAGCTCCGCGCCGCACTCTCTGCGTTCCAACAGACCTTCGTCGTGTCCGATGCCACCCGCCCTGGCCACCCCATCCTCTACGCCAGTGCTGGATTCTTCAACATGACTGGTTACTCCTCCAATGAGGTCGTCGGAAGGAACTG CCGCTTCCTTCAAGGTTCTGGGACCGACCCCGTAGAGATTTCGAAGATCAGGCAGGCTCTCGCAGCTGGGTCAAATTACTGTGGTCGTATTCTCAActacaagaaggatggtacaccaTTCTGGAACCTCCTAACCGTTGCCCCCATCAAGGATGAGGATGGCAGGGTCCTCAAGTTCATTGG GATGCAAGTGGAAGTGAGTAAGTACACAGAAGGTAGCAAGGATACAGCTCTTCGCCCAAATGGATTGCCAGAGTCACTCATCAAATATGATG CAAGACAGAAGGATCATGCCCGTAGCTCAGTCTCGGAGCTTCTACTTGCCCTGAAGGATCCACGGTCATTGTCAGAATCAAGAAACAATAccttaaaaaggaaatcacaggAATCAGGAGATGTGCTTTCAGGTGATGAAGTACCCGGCAAGAGaagctccgaaagtggatcccgCCGTAACTCACGGAGTGGAACGAGAAACTCTCTACAAAAAATTAGTGAAGTGCCTGAAGGAGGGAATAAGACCAGGAAATCTGGTTTGCGTTCCTTTATGGG TCTTATTGGTATGGGTCATGGAAATGTGGAGAAGAACATTCTAAAACCAAGGGAAGATACGCTacttgatagcgatgatgagagaCCAGAAAGCTTTGATGATGATTTTAGGAGGAAAGAAATGAGAAGGGGTATAGATTTGGCTACTACGCTTGAACGTATTGAAAAGAATTTTGTCATCACTGACCCGAGGTTACCGGATAATCCAATT ATTTTTGCATCGGATAGCTTTTTACGACTGACAGAGTATTCACGCGAAGAAATATTGGGAAGAAATTGCAG GTTTCTTCAAGGGCCTGAAACTGACCGTGGGACAGTAAAGAAGATAAGAGATGCCATAGATAACCAAACAGAAATTACCGTTCAGCTGATAAATTATACAAAGAGTG GTAAAAAATTCTGGAACCTCTTTCACTTGCAACCTATGCGTGATCAGAAG GGTGATGTTCAATACTTCATTGGGGTTCAGTTGGATGGAACTGAGCGTGTTCGAGATGCTGCTGCAAAAGATGGTGCCATGCTG GTTAAGAAAACTGCGGAGAATATTGATGAGGCTGCAAAGGAACTTCCGGATGCTAATTTG AGACCAGAGGATCTATGGGCTAATCACTCAAAACCAGTCTTGCCAAAGCCACATATGAAGGATACCGCATCATGGAGAGCCATCCAAAAG GTTCTTGAGAATGGTGAAAGCATCGATttgaaacattttagaccagTAAGACCCTTAGGATCTGGTGACACTGGCAG TGTCCATCTGGTGGAGTTGCTTGGCACAGGTGAATACTTTGCCATGAAAGCTATGGATAAAAGTGTCATGCTTAACCGAAACAAG GTCCATAGAGCTACCGCTGAACGACAAATCTTGGATATGTTGGACCACCCATTCCTTCCAACATTGTATGCATCATTTCAG ACAAAGACACATGTATGTCTTATTACCGACTATTATGCTGGCGGGGAACTCTTTATGCTCCTCGATAGACAACCTATGAAGGTTCTAAAGGAAGACGCGGTTAG GTTCTATGCTGCAGAAGTGGTCACGGCACTTGAATACCTACATTGCCAAG GTATAATCTACAGAGACTTAAAGCCAGAGAACATTTTACTTCAAAGAGATGGGCACATTTCCCTGACAGACTTTGATTTGTCTTGCTTGACATCCTGCCGACCACAG gtgtttcttccagaagatgataagaagaaaaagagaaggaagagcaggagcaaTCCCATATTCTTTGCTGAACCAATGCGAGCATCAAATTCTTTTGTTGGTACAGAGGAGTACATTGCAcca GAGATTATTACCGGAGCCGGCCATACAAGTGCTGTGGATTGGTGGGCGCTAG GAATTCTTCTATATGAGATGTTGTATGGTTATACACCATTCAGAGGGAAGACAAGACAAAGGACCTTTGCTAATATTCTGCACAAGGATATCATATTTCCTGCGAGCATACAG GTGAGCCTTGCGGCAAGACAGTTGATATACCGGTTGCTACACCGGGACCCTACAAATAGGCTAGGTTCCTACGGGGGCGCCATGGAGATCAAACAACACCCCTTCTTCCGTGGCATAAACTGGGCTCTAGTTCGTGCCACCACGCCCCCAGAATTAGAGGCTCCCCTGCAAGATACATTATTGGAGGCCACAGGAGAGACACTGCCTCCTCCTGATGCAGCTCACACTGATATGTTCTAA
- the LOC136483401 gene encoding protein TONNEAU 1a-like isoform X2, which yields MDDYAREMMELKTLVTRTLEKKGVLAKIRAELRASVFEAIEEEDRVVENDDGRNPALLGSCNDRAKQLHASPSGRLLTALVCEYLEWAQLSHTMKVYLPECNLPKDFCKNELKDFSNKSGAEGSRSAESGPMLLDVLEGYLKYENLSQTRMGGRRMMSSESDPSLNAEHRSMRRPPSASVGSLPPMGRPISSSQIAEGDLQLPITQGKMSTTGDTMPMIYLKRCCGHRLL from the exons ATGGACGATTACGCCCGGGAGATGATGGAACTCAAGACGCTCGTCACCCGCACCCTTGAGAAGAAGGGTGTCCTCGCCAAGATTAGG GCTGAGCTAAGAGCAAGCGTGTTTGAAGCCATTGAAGAGGAGGATCGGGTGGTGGAGAATGATGATGGCAGGAATCCTGCTTTGCTTGGTAGCTGTAATGACCGAGCTAAGCAACTGCATGCTTCACCTTCAG GTAGGTTACTAACTGCACTTGTATGCGAATACTTGGAGTGGGCGCAACTAAGTCACACAATGAAAGTTTACTTGCCAGAGTGTAACCTG CCCAAGGACTTCTGTAAGAATGAACTGAAAGACTTTTCTAACAAAAGTGGAGCTGAAGGGAGCAGGAGTGCTGAAAGTGGTCCAATGCTTTTAGACGTTCTCGAAGGTTATCTGAAATATGAG AATTTGTCTCAAACAAGGATGGGCGGCAGGAGGATGATGAGTTCAGAGTCTGATCCATCGCTAAACGCTGAACATCGGAGCATGAGGAGGCCACCATCAGCGTCAGTTGGGAGCCTGCCTCCTATGGGGAG GCCAATCTCTTCGTCGCAG ATCGCAGAGGGGGATCTTCAGCTTCCAATAACACAAGGAAAGATGAGTACAACTGGAGATACGATGCCGATGATATATCTGAAGAGGTGCTGCGGGCATCGGCTGCTCTAG